A genomic window from Labeo rohita strain BAU-BD-2019 chromosome 6, IGBB_LRoh.1.0, whole genome shotgun sequence includes:
- the ccdc88aa gene encoding girdin isoform X4 → MEGEIPDILEQFMSSPLVTWVKTFGQLGDKEGNMLSEYTELVDGIFLNKVMNQINPKGTVQGLNKVNNDVSQRAQNLSVLIYHIKSYYQETLHQLIMMSPPNVLLLGRNPVCEEGLEEIRKLLLLLLGCVVQCERKEEYIEKIQSLDFDTKAAIAAHIQEVTHCQENVFDLHWLEMEGLCPEEWENLCRSMSINLKMLVDQRDRQFEAIVELMQGKETIKSVVFGDDSSLTEPTSSRLPLSQQHLALELTDAKAKIKRLRQELEEKSEQLLDCRQDLDSVEAELKRLQQENMQLLTDARAARMYRDELDAMKERAIRADKLESEVARYRDKLNNMNFYKVKLEELKEDNQVLMESKAMLEEELQSVKPRSDKLHHLEKHNLLLESKLHDMEEERTVDRRRIEELLERNVILELSQKRSMEESQRLGWELELAKNPQQNSETELKSLGQEVTEKTCSRLLKLEKDNQKLLKALEELQGTSCPLDGFISESKHIEENGRMDIVDSKTLKSTSECANMHNGQMITQTNTNGSLHCIEVELNELENENQSSQISINQNQGLMHENGHLKQDKSCLEKENRKLRQQVKIQEASLDSSNLKLVVLEKENRTLVKKTNYLSEACAKNKELEKENQELIQQAGVDKRMLMTLREELLDQRLKLQQKESDFEKLTYDLERMRLNQETRMGDHEAVDQGQCKQLESELESSLMKSLKIKKERMAALEARLQESAKINQQLRQDLKTVKQNYEALLQRDEEEKAGQCSPPERTWHRESQEATWALLKLKDRLIEVERNNATLQAEKQALQTQLQTLQAQSDGLQAQIIALQQQTASLQESNTALQTHNAQLQVEKSTVTSQNSSLIAHNAQLQRERQSSEAEREGAIREREDLRTVNELLLRDHERLSVLHERQAAELEVLSHRYSTMENSHRTLDIEHRSLEDRYNTLLQQRAQLEGLERALREEQQKMQNEICTNRNTTAECQRLRDEKDWLNQTYQKLLAENEGLQVEHKSIKTQLNSCKLEQTQLESELSKLKEQNQQLEISSIKLANQCELLTQLKGNLEEENRHLLDQIQSLMLQNRTLLDQTMESKDLFHVEQRQYIDKLNELRRQKEKLEEKIMDQYKFYDPSPPRRRGNWITLKMRKLIKTRTRDQEHVRSSTPQLRSESCEGLDDLRIHDNRSSVGSQGSEESASNSLNGDTVSPKRSSSKDFQGDTVPPRLANGNEGQDHGLNGKSSRAPSASSGEFSVSLENEAWSSDSSPHPDPLSSSRQRFSDSPSPARPNHEELRQGYCSSGSGVRRTSSGRSAGERSAQKLDKASIGLYKTQSVQSTESDPKPALEAQGKSSSVSGCLNCFATPMRSPKTGQAVSTLPRASCVISTSEGNSRRASVHSTMSVKSVGSVSSKNGAEPQPDPSDEVLKESLVLKEEDHKPEHLFDSAFTIDSVFTNTIFSE, encoded by the exons atGGAGGGGGAGATTCCAGACATATTAGAGCAGTTCATGAGCAGCCCTCTTGTCACTTGG GTTAAGACATTTGGTCAACTAGGTGACAAAGAGGGGAACATGCTCTCTGAATACACTGAATTAGTGGATGGCATATTCTTGAACAAGGTCATGAATCAAAT AAATCCCAAAGGGACTGTTCAAGGTTTAAACAAAGTGAACAATGATGTCAGCCAGAGAGCTCAAAACCTGTCTGTTCTCATTTACCACATCAAGTCGTACTACCAG GAAACCCTGCATCAGCTGATTATGATGTCTCCTCCTAATGTGCTGCTGCTGGGCAGGAACCCGGTCTGTG AGGAAGGTCTAGAAGAGATCAGAAAGTTACTGCTGCTGTTGCTTGGCTGTGTTGTGCAG TGTGAAAGAAAAGAGGAGTATATTGAGAAgatacaaagtcttgattttgacACAAAAGCAGCAATCGCAGCACATATCCAAGAG GTGACTCATTGTCAGGAGAACGTGTTTGATCTGCATTGGTTGGAGATGGAAGGTCTGTGTCCAGAGGAATGGGAAAATCTCTGCAGAAGTATGAGCATTAACCTCAAAATGTTAGTCGACCAGCGAGACCGACAATTTGAG GCCATCGTGGAGCTGATGCAGGGGAAAGAGACGATAAAGTCTGTAGTGTTTGGTGATGACTCCTCCCTCACAGAGCCCACCAGCAGCCGGCTCCCTTTATCCCAGCAGCATCTGGCACTAGAGCTGACGGACGCTAAAGCCAAGATCAAACGCCTCAGACAGGAGCT AGAGGAGAAAAGTGAACAGCTCTTAGACTGCAGGCAGGACCTGGACAGTGTGGAGGCGGAGCTTAAAAGACTCCAGCAAGAg AATATGCAGCTGTTAACAGATGCACGAGCAGCCAGGATGTACCGTGATGAGCTGGATGCGATGAAAGAGAGAGCCATCAGAGCAGACAAACTGGAAAGTGAAGTGGCTCGCTACCGAGATAAACTTAACAACATGAACTTTTACAAGGTTAAACTGGAG GAGCTGAAGGAGGATAATCAGGTGTTAATGGAAAGTAAGGCCATGCTGGAGGAAGAGCTACAGAGTGTCAAACCACGATCTGACAAACTGCACCATCTGGAGAAACACAATCTCCTACTAGAATCAAAACTTCATGACATGGAAGAG GAAAGAACTGTGGACAGGAGACGAATAGAGGAGCTGCTGGAAAGGAACGTCATACTGGAGCTCTCTCAGAAACGGAGTATGGAAGAATCACAACGTTTGGGCTGGGAGTTAGAACTTGCCAAGAACCCTCAGCAGAATTCAGAAACag AGCTGAAGTCTTTGGGCCAGGAGGTAACTGAAAAGACATGTAGCAGGTTGCTGAAACTGGAGAAGGACAATCAGAAGTTGTTGAAGGCCCTGGAAGAACTTCAAGGAACCAGTTGTCCATTGGATGGGTTCATCTCTGAATCCAAACATATTGAGGAAAATGGGAGGATGGACATAGTAGACTCTAAGACTCTAAAATCTACTTCAGAATGTGCTAACATGCACAATGGCCAAATGATCACACAGACAAATACTAATGGCAGCCTTCATTGCATTGAAGTAGAGCTCAATGAATTGGAGAATGAGAACCAGAGTTCTCAAATCAGTATCAACCAAAACCAAGGTCTAATGCATGAGAATGGGCATCTGAAGCAAGATAAGAGTTGTCTGGAGAAAGAGAATCGGAAATTGCGTCAACAAGTGAAGATCCAGGAGGCCTCGTTGGATAGTAGCAACCTGAAGTTGGTGGTTCTTGAGAAGGAGAACCGTACCCTGGTTAAAAAGACTAACTATCTTAGTGAGGCCTGTGCCAAGAACAAAGAGCTAGAAAAGGAAAACCAGGAGCTGATTCAACAGGCTGGAGTGGACAAGAGGATGCTGATGACATTAAGAGAG GAGCTGCTGGACCAGAGGTTGAAATTGCAACAGAAAGAATctgattttgaaaaattgacttACGATCTAGAGAGGATGAGGTTAAACCAGGAGACACGAATGGGAGATCACGAGGCTGTAGACCAGGG TCAGTGTAAGCAGTTGGAGTCAGAGCTGGAGTCTTCTCTAATGAAATCCCTGAAGATTAAGAAAGAGAGAATGGCCGCCCTCGAGGCCCGTCTGCAAGAATCGGCCAAGATAAACCAGCAACTACGACAGGATCTTAAAACT GTCAAACAGAACTATGAGGCATTGCTTCAGAGGGACGAGGAGGAAAAGGCAGGACAATGTTCTCCACCAGAGAGGACATGGCATAGAGAGAGTCAGGAGGCCACATGGGCATTGCTTAAGCTCAAAGATCGACTCATTGAGGTGGAGAGAAAT AATGCAACTTTGCAGGCTGAGAAACAGGCATTGCAAACACAGCTGCAGACATTGCAGGCGCAGTCAGATGGGTTGCAGGCACAAATAATTGCCTTACAACAGCAGACAGCTTCCTTGCAGGAGAGCAACACAGCACTGCAGACACACAATGCACAACTGCAG GTAGAGAAGTCCACTGTAACTTCCCAGAATTCCTCTCTGATAGCTCATAATGCACAGCTACAGCGGGAACGGCAGAGTTCAGAGGCTGAGAGGGAGGGCGCGATACGGGAGAGAGAAGATCTGCGCACCGTTAATGAACTTCTTCTTCGGGACCATGAGAGACTGAGTGTCCTGCACGAGAGACAGGCAGCAGAGTTGGAGGTGCTCTCTCACAGGTACTCCACAATGGAGAACAGTCACCGAACACTGGACATAGAGCACAGATCACTGGAGGACAG GTATAACACTCTACTTCAGCAGCGCGCACAGCTGGAGGGGTTAGAGAGAGCTCTCAGAGAAGAACAGCAGAAGATGCAGAATGAAATATGCACAAACAGGAACACAACAGCAGAGTGCCAAAGACTCAGAGATGAGAAAGACTG GCTGAATCAAACCTACCAGAAGCTTCTGGCAGAGAATGAGGGACTTCAGGTTGAGCACAAGAGCATAAAGACCCAGTTAAACTCCTGCAAACTAGAGCAAACACAGCTGGAGTCAGAGCTATCCAAACTCAAAGAGCAGAACCAGCAGCTGGAAATCAGCAGCATTAAACTGGCCAACCAGTGTGAG TTGCTGACCCAGCTAAAGGGGAACTTGGAGGAAGAGAACCGACACTTGCTGGACCAGATCCAGAGCCTGATGCTGCAGAACCGAACCCTGCTAGATCAGACCATGGAGAGCAAGGACTTGTTCCATGTGGAACAGAGACAATATAT agaCAAACTGAATGAACTCAGAAGGCAGAAAGAAAAGCTGGAAGAGAAGATCATGGATCAGTACAAGTTCTATGACCCATCACCTCCACGCAG ACGGGGCAACTGGATAACACTGAAGATGAGGAAGTTGATTAAAACAAGGACTCGTGATCAGGAGCATGTTCGTTCCTCAACTCCCCAGCTCCGCTCGGAGTCATGCGAGGGTCTGGATGACCTGCGCATTCATGACAATCGCTCCTCCGTGGGTTCCCAGGGCTCTGAGGAATCTGCTTCCAACTCCCTTAATGGTGACACCGTCTCCCCTAAGAGGAGCAGCA GTAAAGATTTTCAAGGAGACACAGTTCCACCAAGGCTTGCAAATGGCAATGAAGGCCAAGATCATG GCCTGAATGGCAAATCGAGTCGTGCCCCGAGTGCGAGCAGTGGTGAGTTCAGCGTGAGCCTGGAGAACGAGGCCTGGTCCAGCGATAGCAGCCCCCATCCAGATCCATTGTCATCCAGCCGCCAACGATTCAGTGACTCCCCTTCCCCAGCCCGACCCAACCATGAGGAGCTCAGGCAGGGCTACTGCTCCTCAGGGAGTGGAGTACGGAGAACCAGCAGTGGGAGATCCGCTGGAGAACGTTCAGCCCAAAAGCTGGACAAAGCAAGCATTGGACTTTATAAAACTCAGAGTGTGCAAAGTACAGAGTCTGATCCTAAACCTGCTCTTGAGGCACAGGGGAAGTCCTCCTCTGTATCAGGGTGCCTGAACTGCTTTGCCACCCCAATGCGAAGCCCTAAAACAGGCCAGGCTGTGTCCACTCTACCCCGAGCTAGCTGTGTCATCTCAACATCAGAAGGCAACAGTCGGCGTGCCAGTGTCCACAGCACTATGTCAGTGAAGTCAGTGGGTTCAGTGTCAAGTAAGAACGGTGCTGAGCCTCAACCTGACCCCAGTGATGAGGTTTTAAAAGAAAGTCTTGTCTTGAAAGAGGAAGACCACAAACCAGAACACCTTTTTGATTCAGCATTCACCATCGATTCAGTCTTTACAAACACAATTTTCAGTGAGTAA
- the ccdc88aa gene encoding girdin isoform X2: MEGEIPDILEQFMSSPLVTWVKTFGQLGDKEGNMLSEYTELVDGIFLNKVMNQINPKGTVQGLNKVNNDVSQRAQNLSVLIYHIKSYYQETLHQLIMMSPPNVLLLGRNPVCEEGLEEIRKLLLLLLGCVVQCERKEEYIEKIQSLDFDTKAAIAAHIQEVTHCQENVFDLHWLEMEGLCPEEWENLCRSMSINLKMLVDQRDRQFEAIVELMQGKETIKSVVFGDDSSLTEPTSSRLPLSQQHLALELTDAKAKIKRLRQELEEKSEQLLDCRQDLDSVEAELKRLQQENMQLLTDARAARMYRDELDAMKERAIRADKLESEVARYRDKLNNMNFYKVKLEELKEDNQVLMESKAMLEEELQSVKPRSDKLHHLEKHNLLLESKLHDMEEERTVDRRRIEELLERNVILELSQKRSMEESQRLGWELELAKNPQQNSETELKSLGQEVTEKTCSRLLKLEKDNQKLLKALEELQGTSCPLDGFISESKHIEENGRMDIVDSKTLKSTSECANMHNGQMITQTNTNGSLHCIEVELNELENENQSSQISINQNQGLMHENGHLKQDKSCLEKENRKLRQQVKIQEASLDSSNLKLVVLEKENRTLVKKTNYLSEACAKNKELEKENQELIQQAGVDKRMLMTLREELLDQRLKLQQKESDFEKLTYDLERMRLNQETRMGDHEAVDQGQCKQLESELESSLMKSLKIKKERMAALEARLQESAKINQQLRQDLKTVKQNYEALLQRDEEEKAGQCSPPERTWHRESQEATWALLKLKDRLIEVERNNATLQAEKQALQTQLQTLQAQSDGLQAQIIALQQQTASLQESNTALQTHNAQLQVEKSTVTSQNSSLIAHNAQLQRERQSSEAEREGAIREREDLRTVNELLLRDHERLSVLHERQAAELEVLSHRYSTMENSHRTLDIEHRSLEDRYNTLLQQRAQLEGLERALREEQQKMQNEICTNRNTTAECQRLRDEKDWLNQTYQKLLAENEGLQVEHKSIKTQLNSCKLEQTQLESELSKLKEQNQQLEISSIKLANQCELLTQLKGNLEEENRHLLDQIQSLMLQNRTLLDQTMESKDLFHVEQRQYIDKLNELRRQKEKLEEKIMDQYKFYDPSPPRRRGNWITLKMRKLIKTRTRDQEHVRSSTPQLRSESCEGLDDLRIHDNRSSVGSQGSEESASNSLNGDTVSPKRSSTMNDLLQSEGCLDEDSGQQEDQPEEQIMQRTIAISKKHSTSSSSFHHYSFIDNHTVNCNQGKDFQGDTVPPRLANGNEGQDHGLNGKSSRAPSASSGEFSVSLENEAWSSDSSPHPDPLSSSRQRFSDSPSPARPNHEELRQGYCSSGSGVRRTSSGRSAGERSAQKLDKASIGLYKTQSVQSTESDPKPALEAQGKSSSVSGCLNCFATPMRSPKTGQAVSTLPRASCVISTSEGNSRRASVHSTMSVKSVGSVSSKNGAEPQPDPSDEVLKESLVLKEEDHKPEHLFDSAFTIDSVFTNTIFSE, from the exons atGGAGGGGGAGATTCCAGACATATTAGAGCAGTTCATGAGCAGCCCTCTTGTCACTTGG GTTAAGACATTTGGTCAACTAGGTGACAAAGAGGGGAACATGCTCTCTGAATACACTGAATTAGTGGATGGCATATTCTTGAACAAGGTCATGAATCAAAT AAATCCCAAAGGGACTGTTCAAGGTTTAAACAAAGTGAACAATGATGTCAGCCAGAGAGCTCAAAACCTGTCTGTTCTCATTTACCACATCAAGTCGTACTACCAG GAAACCCTGCATCAGCTGATTATGATGTCTCCTCCTAATGTGCTGCTGCTGGGCAGGAACCCGGTCTGTG AGGAAGGTCTAGAAGAGATCAGAAAGTTACTGCTGCTGTTGCTTGGCTGTGTTGTGCAG TGTGAAAGAAAAGAGGAGTATATTGAGAAgatacaaagtcttgattttgacACAAAAGCAGCAATCGCAGCACATATCCAAGAG GTGACTCATTGTCAGGAGAACGTGTTTGATCTGCATTGGTTGGAGATGGAAGGTCTGTGTCCAGAGGAATGGGAAAATCTCTGCAGAAGTATGAGCATTAACCTCAAAATGTTAGTCGACCAGCGAGACCGACAATTTGAG GCCATCGTGGAGCTGATGCAGGGGAAAGAGACGATAAAGTCTGTAGTGTTTGGTGATGACTCCTCCCTCACAGAGCCCACCAGCAGCCGGCTCCCTTTATCCCAGCAGCATCTGGCACTAGAGCTGACGGACGCTAAAGCCAAGATCAAACGCCTCAGACAGGAGCT AGAGGAGAAAAGTGAACAGCTCTTAGACTGCAGGCAGGACCTGGACAGTGTGGAGGCGGAGCTTAAAAGACTCCAGCAAGAg AATATGCAGCTGTTAACAGATGCACGAGCAGCCAGGATGTACCGTGATGAGCTGGATGCGATGAAAGAGAGAGCCATCAGAGCAGACAAACTGGAAAGTGAAGTGGCTCGCTACCGAGATAAACTTAACAACATGAACTTTTACAAGGTTAAACTGGAG GAGCTGAAGGAGGATAATCAGGTGTTAATGGAAAGTAAGGCCATGCTGGAGGAAGAGCTACAGAGTGTCAAACCACGATCTGACAAACTGCACCATCTGGAGAAACACAATCTCCTACTAGAATCAAAACTTCATGACATGGAAGAG GAAAGAACTGTGGACAGGAGACGAATAGAGGAGCTGCTGGAAAGGAACGTCATACTGGAGCTCTCTCAGAAACGGAGTATGGAAGAATCACAACGTTTGGGCTGGGAGTTAGAACTTGCCAAGAACCCTCAGCAGAATTCAGAAACag AGCTGAAGTCTTTGGGCCAGGAGGTAACTGAAAAGACATGTAGCAGGTTGCTGAAACTGGAGAAGGACAATCAGAAGTTGTTGAAGGCCCTGGAAGAACTTCAAGGAACCAGTTGTCCATTGGATGGGTTCATCTCTGAATCCAAACATATTGAGGAAAATGGGAGGATGGACATAGTAGACTCTAAGACTCTAAAATCTACTTCAGAATGTGCTAACATGCACAATGGCCAAATGATCACACAGACAAATACTAATGGCAGCCTTCATTGCATTGAAGTAGAGCTCAATGAATTGGAGAATGAGAACCAGAGTTCTCAAATCAGTATCAACCAAAACCAAGGTCTAATGCATGAGAATGGGCATCTGAAGCAAGATAAGAGTTGTCTGGAGAAAGAGAATCGGAAATTGCGTCAACAAGTGAAGATCCAGGAGGCCTCGTTGGATAGTAGCAACCTGAAGTTGGTGGTTCTTGAGAAGGAGAACCGTACCCTGGTTAAAAAGACTAACTATCTTAGTGAGGCCTGTGCCAAGAACAAAGAGCTAGAAAAGGAAAACCAGGAGCTGATTCAACAGGCTGGAGTGGACAAGAGGATGCTGATGACATTAAGAGAG GAGCTGCTGGACCAGAGGTTGAAATTGCAACAGAAAGAATctgattttgaaaaattgacttACGATCTAGAGAGGATGAGGTTAAACCAGGAGACACGAATGGGAGATCACGAGGCTGTAGACCAGGG TCAGTGTAAGCAGTTGGAGTCAGAGCTGGAGTCTTCTCTAATGAAATCCCTGAAGATTAAGAAAGAGAGAATGGCCGCCCTCGAGGCCCGTCTGCAAGAATCGGCCAAGATAAACCAGCAACTACGACAGGATCTTAAAACT GTCAAACAGAACTATGAGGCATTGCTTCAGAGGGACGAGGAGGAAAAGGCAGGACAATGTTCTCCACCAGAGAGGACATGGCATAGAGAGAGTCAGGAGGCCACATGGGCATTGCTTAAGCTCAAAGATCGACTCATTGAGGTGGAGAGAAAT AATGCAACTTTGCAGGCTGAGAAACAGGCATTGCAAACACAGCTGCAGACATTGCAGGCGCAGTCAGATGGGTTGCAGGCACAAATAATTGCCTTACAACAGCAGACAGCTTCCTTGCAGGAGAGCAACACAGCACTGCAGACACACAATGCACAACTGCAG GTAGAGAAGTCCACTGTAACTTCCCAGAATTCCTCTCTGATAGCTCATAATGCACAGCTACAGCGGGAACGGCAGAGTTCAGAGGCTGAGAGGGAGGGCGCGATACGGGAGAGAGAAGATCTGCGCACCGTTAATGAACTTCTTCTTCGGGACCATGAGAGACTGAGTGTCCTGCACGAGAGACAGGCAGCAGAGTTGGAGGTGCTCTCTCACAGGTACTCCACAATGGAGAACAGTCACCGAACACTGGACATAGAGCACAGATCACTGGAGGACAG GTATAACACTCTACTTCAGCAGCGCGCACAGCTGGAGGGGTTAGAGAGAGCTCTCAGAGAAGAACAGCAGAAGATGCAGAATGAAATATGCACAAACAGGAACACAACAGCAGAGTGCCAAAGACTCAGAGATGAGAAAGACTG GCTGAATCAAACCTACCAGAAGCTTCTGGCAGAGAATGAGGGACTTCAGGTTGAGCACAAGAGCATAAAGACCCAGTTAAACTCCTGCAAACTAGAGCAAACACAGCTGGAGTCAGAGCTATCCAAACTCAAAGAGCAGAACCAGCAGCTGGAAATCAGCAGCATTAAACTGGCCAACCAGTGTGAG TTGCTGACCCAGCTAAAGGGGAACTTGGAGGAAGAGAACCGACACTTGCTGGACCAGATCCAGAGCCTGATGCTGCAGAACCGAACCCTGCTAGATCAGACCATGGAGAGCAAGGACTTGTTCCATGTGGAACAGAGACAATATAT agaCAAACTGAATGAACTCAGAAGGCAGAAAGAAAAGCTGGAAGAGAAGATCATGGATCAGTACAAGTTCTATGACCCATCACCTCCACGCAG ACGGGGCAACTGGATAACACTGAAGATGAGGAAGTTGATTAAAACAAGGACTCGTGATCAGGAGCATGTTCGTTCCTCAACTCCCCAGCTCCGCTCGGAGTCATGCGAGGGTCTGGATGACCTGCGCATTCATGACAATCGCTCCTCCGTGGGTTCCCAGGGCTCTGAGGAATCTGCTTCCAACTCCCTTAATGGTGACACCGTCTCCCCTAAGAGGAGCAGCA CTATGAATGACCTGCTGCAGTCAGAGGGATGCTTGGATGAGGACTCTGGGCAGCAGGAAGACCAGCCAGAAGAGCAAATAATGCAACGCACCATTGCcatttcaaaaaaacattccacATCGTCATCATCATTTCATCACTACTCTTTCATAGATAATCATACAGTAAACTGTAATCAAG GTAAAGATTTTCAAGGAGACACAGTTCCACCAAGGCTTGCAAATGGCAATGAAGGCCAAGATCATG GCCTGAATGGCAAATCGAGTCGTGCCCCGAGTGCGAGCAGTGGTGAGTTCAGCGTGAGCCTGGAGAACGAGGCCTGGTCCAGCGATAGCAGCCCCCATCCAGATCCATTGTCATCCAGCCGCCAACGATTCAGTGACTCCCCTTCCCCAGCCCGACCCAACCATGAGGAGCTCAGGCAGGGCTACTGCTCCTCAGGGAGTGGAGTACGGAGAACCAGCAGTGGGAGATCCGCTGGAGAACGTTCAGCCCAAAAGCTGGACAAAGCAAGCATTGGACTTTATAAAACTCAGAGTGTGCAAAGTACAGAGTCTGATCCTAAACCTGCTCTTGAGGCACAGGGGAAGTCCTCCTCTGTATCAGGGTGCCTGAACTGCTTTGCCACCCCAATGCGAAGCCCTAAAACAGGCCAGGCTGTGTCCACTCTACCCCGAGCTAGCTGTGTCATCTCAACATCAGAAGGCAACAGTCGGCGTGCCAGTGTCCACAGCACTATGTCAGTGAAGTCAGTGGGTTCAGTGTCAAGTAAGAACGGTGCTGAGCCTCAACCTGACCCCAGTGATGAGGTTTTAAAAGAAAGTCTTGTCTTGAAAGAGGAAGACCACAAACCAGAACACCTTTTTGATTCAGCATTCACCATCGATTCAGTCTTTACAAACACAATTTTCAGTGAGTAA